A genomic stretch from Microtus pennsylvanicus isolate mMicPen1 chromosome 9, mMicPen1.hap1, whole genome shotgun sequence includes:
- the Tex29 gene encoding testis-expressed protein 29 gives MALLRCLIVLITRGPCTVLVCDIPLYDICDYNISRDRCKELGCCFYKGVCYEKAVPVYVQIFTALIMLIAVIFTITITYSCLTVSKAFFSRIIHESRTKTGVFEEILPSVNISRKESEQLSTQELAPLKLSLPSGSSKKGTESQMEAVLTLTEHEETEE, from the exons ATGGCCCTGCTGAGATGTCTTATCGTCCTCATCACCAGAGGCCCCTGCACTGTGCTCG TGTGTGACATCCCTCTCTATGACATCTGTGACTACAACATCAGCAGGGACCGGTGCAAAGAGCTCGGGTGCTGTTTCTACAAGGGTGTCTGCTACGAGAAAGCTGTTCCCG TTTATGTGCAGATCTTCACCGCCCTGATCATGCTCATTGCAGTCAtcttcaccatcaccatcacctacAG CTGCTTGACTGTGAGCAAGGCTTTCTTCTCCAGGATCATACATGAGAGTAGAACAAAGACAGGGGTCTTCGAGGAAATTCTACCATCAGTTAACATCTCCAGGAAGGAGTCTGAGCAGCTTTCTACTCAAGAACTGGCGCCGCTCAAACTTTCCCTTCCAAGTGGCTCCTCCAAGAAGGGCACTGAGAGCCAAATGGAAG CGGTGCTGACACTGACAGAACACGAGGAGACGGAGGAGTAA